Part of the Methanobrevibacter millerae genome is shown below.
AGATACTGCAGGAACCGCACGTATGCAATATCCATCTAATGTTAGAATCATTCGTGTTATGTGTTCTGGAAGAATCAATCCTTCAATGATTTTCAAAGCATTTGAAGAAGGTGCTGACGGAGTATTTGTAGGAGGTTGCCACATCGGTGACTGCCACTATGACGCTGGTAACTACAAATGGTCCAGAAGATCCAAAATCGTGGAAGATATTCTTGAAGAGTTCGGAATCGAAAAGGAAAGGTTCCGCCATGAATGGATTTCCGCTTCAGAAGGAGAAAAATTCCAAAGAACAATGACTGAATTCCATAAAACTCTCTCAAAATTAGGTCCATTAGAATTGAAATAGAGTCATATAATCAGCCATAGGCAGTAAATAGCTATTCATTAGCTATTTACTATCACTTATTAATTGTCTTTCTAAGATTAGTGAGTTGAATTACTAATGTTAGAAAGATAATTAAAATAGAAAATGTTTTGGTTATTTTTCGATAATTATCTTAATATTGATAAATTCATCATTGGCCGAGCAGTATTGATTGTTGGCATAACCAGTTAGTATTGCTTAATTTTTTCCATCAATGTTAGATAATTAAAAAAAGAAATTTATATAAAAAAATATGTAGGTTTCTTTCCCTGTCTACAATAGCTATTAAAGCAAATCTCGACTCCTCAAGTCTTTAATAGCTATTATTTATATAAATTTTTTCTGTTTTTTTATGATACTACTTTTAAAACTAGTTTTTTCTTAATAAAAATCATTTTAATGGTATTAACTTAGTTAACTTTAATATATATTAAGTATATATGAATAGTTAGTGATTAAAATGAGTTGTTATAAATACTGGGGTAAACTCGAAGAGATTGCCGATAAGTTATCTTCATATGGTGATTTGGAGAAATACGGCGATTCCGCACTTGATGATGTAAATATAGATGAAATCATTGAGATACTCGATGACGTAGAAATAATTGCCCACGACAGGACAATAGATTTCGACTCCGCAAAACACATTCTCGATGACGAAAAGATGAATAAGGCATTGAAATTAATCAGAAAATTCTATGTCTATGTCGGAGCAAGGCTTGAAACTGAAAATGCGTTAAAGATTTTGGAATCCGATAATCCTACAGAAACCCTTGATTCCTTCCATTTCTATGACAGATATATTGGATTGATAGAAAACGAAAGCCAGCTTGCAAGATTCAACGATGAAAAGACATTTGTATTTCTGGGAAGCGGACCTCTTCCGTTAACGCTGATCATGTTCAACAAGGTATTCGGATGCAAATGTATCGGAATAGAACAGGAAGAGTCAGTGGCTGACCTTTCAAGGAAGGTACTGAAAAGATTAGACCTTGAGGATGAAATTGAAATCATTGTAGGCAATGAAAAAGTAATAGAAGGTCTGGATTATGACATCCTAATGGTTGCAGCGCTTGCAGAGCCAAAGGACAGGGTTTTTGCAAACATCTGGGAATATGTGGATGAAAACACTCCGGTCATATACAGGACTTACACTGGTATGCGTGCAATCCTTTATTCTCCTGTCCTTGATAAGGATACGAGAGGATTCCATAAGGAAGTTATGGTATTGCCTACAGGAAACACAAACAATACCTCCGTTCTCATAAGGAAAATCGTTTAATTTTAAGTTTGATTGGTACTAGGCTGAGGCTTGCTGTTGCTGTCGCTGCTTGAGCTACTTGAGCTGCTTGGACTGCTGCTTTGTGAAGATGGTGTGTTCTTGCTGTAGTCCTGAGGGTAATAGCTTCCATCATAGCCTGTGTCTTCAACAAATCCGATATCTTCTGCCTCTTCTGTAGTGTTGGTATCATTTGCAATATCGGTTGTTTTTGGATTTTTGAACTTTAAGGAAGCGGAAACTCTTTTCAGCAGATCCAAATCGCTTGATGAGATTATTAACCCGTCACCTGTAGCGCTGTTTTCAATGAATGTTGAATATATGCCGGTTGAGCTGTCATAATAGATATTGTCTTCCTTTTTTTCGCAATTTTTAGTCAGATTTGAAAAAAGCTCCTGGATTTCGCTGTTGTTGGAGTTCTTCTCATGTGTGATGTTGAGGCTGTGAGTTTCAAAGGAATAAAGCTTAATGCCATCATTGAGATTCTGTACGGTGTTGTTGTCAACTGGAACTTCAACAGTGCAGCTGTCACTTATTCTAAGAGTATTTAAACTTTCGGGCTGTGAATTTACTAACATATAAGCCGTTAAACATGCAACAACTGCCAGAACGACAATTATTGCTATGATTAATAATTGTTTTTTCTTCATGTTTATTTGTTTATTTTTCAACATATTTAAATGAATGATTATTACAAAGTTATTAATATGAAAGGTATAATTGGTGCTATATGCGGGGATGTCATCGGCTCAAGCCATGAATTCCATCCCATAAAAGAAAAAGATTTTTTGTTGTTCGATAAACATTCCTCATTCACCGATGACACGGTAATGACGCTGGCTATCGCATCATGGTTAGTTAAGGATAAAACTTCTATTGAGGTATTAATTAGACAAATCAAGATGTTCGGTCGAAGCTATCCTGGCGCCGGTTACGGAGGCATGTTCAGAAATTGGCTTCGCCAGAAGAATCCCGAAGCCTACGGAAGCTGGGCAAACGGCTCCGCAATGAGGGTAAGTCCATGTGCATGGGTGGCTGAATCATTGGAAGAAGCTCAAAAACTGGCTGAAATGTCTGCAGCCGTAACCCATAACCATCCCGAAGGAATCAAAGGGGCACTGGCCACTTCAGATGCGATTTATCTGGCAAGAACTGGTTTTACAAAGGATGAGATTAAAGAGCATGTTGAAGATAATTACGGTTACGATTTAAGCCGCACCGTCGATGAGATAAGGCCGGATTACAGGTTTGACGTATCCTGCAAGGGTTCCGTTCCCGAATCAATAATCTGCTTTTTGGAAGCTAGGGACTTTGAGGATACCGCTAGAAACGCCGTTTCACTGGGCGGCGATGCGGATACCCAGGCGGCCATTGCAGGAAGCATAGCCTCAGCATATTGGGATGTTCCTCCTGAAATTTCTGCAAGGGGATTGATATGTCTTGATCCGAATCTTTTGGAACATTTTATCAGATTCGAGGAATTTTACAAAAAGTAGATGGGGCTTAAAAAAAGCCCCATGTGTTTTTTTCCTTTAACTTGCTTAAGTTCAATGGAGTATCATTCACAATCGGTAATGCTTTAAGGGGAGGATGCAAGTTAAAGGGTGGGATGCATGTGTTTGTACGTATGTCTTTGATGAGTGATTTAAAGCATTACCTTAGGATTTTTTCTTACTTTCACTAAAAAAATTTGGCAATAATTTTATTGCCATATTATACTTAGTTCTTTAAACTATTTAAGACTTGTTATTTTGACTCAGACAATATAACCTCCTTAGAGCAATTTTCTAAAAAGAAGGTAATATTCAAAAAGCCGGTAACTTCCTTTTTAGAATATTACAAAAAGTCGGTAAAATCGAATTTAAACCGTTTTTACTCGCTCTTTATAATATTTACCTAGGAAATAACTGCCTAATTTATATATTATGAAGCATATACTATTGTTAGAGGTTAATCTCTTTAAAGAGCCATTAGTCAAAATAATTTGGATCATTGATTCATTGATTTTTTTTGTTGTGATAGTTGTTTCGGAGAGTTTATTTTCTTTTGACTTTTGGCTTTTTACTTATTTTTTTCAGCTGATTTTCAAAGCGCTCATCGTAATTTCTTGAAATGTCCTCGTACTGATTCCAGATTCCGATGGCAGTCGTCGGTATAACGTTTCTTTTGTCATCTGAAAATTTGGTATAGGTGTGAAACATCTCCTTGGAATCTGCTATTATCATTTTAACGAAGGGAATGTCTGCCCTGTATATTTCCATTCCGTTTTCCTTAAAGAATTCGACGATTTCGAACTTTTCGTCGTTAATGTAGCATGTTGGGGATGCCAGAATCTTCACTTCCAGATTTTTACGTTTTTTAAACTCCTTTAAAAGGATTTCAGCTTCATTTTCAAAAAGAAATCCTATTCTCATGTTGATTTTCTTTTTTGACCTTTGGATTATTTCGATTTCCTTGTTGATGATTTTTTCAACTCCGTAAATCCTCCAGATTGGTGCCTGCACCTGACTGATTCCGTTTTCATAGACGCTGGTCAGCCTAGTTATGGAATCTTCAATTTGAGCATCTATCTTTTCTTTTTCCCTGCTCAGCACTTCCACGGGAGATTTTGCGGTATATACAAGAGGCCTTCCGTCCTCGATTTCAATGAAATTCTTTTCGTTCAGCTTCTTCAAAACATCATATATTTTGCTTCGAGGAATCTTCGATTTTTCGGACACTTCGACTGCCGAAGCTGATATTAATGAGGTCAGCGTTACATATGCTTGAGCTTCATACATGGTAAGCCCAATCCCTTTCAGTAAATATACATCATCATTCATGTTTTAGTATCTTTATTTCATTCTATATATATTTACTACTTTTAACCCTTGAATAGTGACAAAATCTTTAAATACATCTGATATTAAACTATAATTATACAATCATTCGAGGTAATTAAAATGGCAAACGAGAGTTTAGATATGTTCTGTTATCAATGTTCCCAGACCGCTCATGGTACTGGATGTACTGTAAGCGGAGTCTGCGGTAAAAAACCTACTGTAGCAAGATTGCAAGATAATCTTATATTTACCATGAAAGGTATAAGCGCATACAACTACAACGCTAACGTTTTAGGTAAAAAGAACCCTGAAATCGATGAATTTTTAACCAAAGGACTATACACTACATTAACCAACGTTAACTTTGATGTAAACGATTTGGTTGCTTTGGCTTTGGAAGCGGGTAAGGTAAGCGTTGACGTAATGAGACTTCTTAAGGACGCACACATCGAAGCCTACGGCGAACCTCAGCCTGTAGAAGTGAAAGTCGGCGCACAGGAAGGACCGGCCATTATCGTAACCGGCCACGACATGAAGGCATTGGAAGAGCTGTTGAAACAGGTTGAAGGAACCGACATCAAGGTCTACACCCACTCCGAAATGCTTCCGGCACACGGATACCCTGGATTAAACAAGTACGAAAACCTCGCTGGACAGCTGGGTGGAGCATGGCACGATCAGAGAATGACCTTCAAGAAATACAATGCAGCAATCGTTGGAACCAGTAACTGTGTACTTCCTGCAATGGACTCCTATAAGGAAAGGATGTTCACAATGGACGTAGCCAAACTTGAAGGGGTAAAGACAGTGGACGATTACGACTTCTCAGAAGTTATCGAATGCGCAAAATCCCTTGGATCTTTAGAACCTGAAGAACTGACTACGATTACCACAGGCTGGAGCGCAGGAGCTATCGTTGAACACGCAGAAAAAATCAAGGAACTGGTATTGGACGGTAAGATTTCCAGATTCTTCGTTGTCGGCGGATGTGACAAGGCAGCAAAACACAACGACTACTACAGGGAATTTGTACAGAACTTACCTGAAGACACCGTTATCTTAACGTTGGCCTGCGGAAAATACAAGTTCAACGATTTGGATTTGGGAGACATCGAAGGAATACCAAGGCTCCTGGATGTCGGACAGTGCAATGACACAATCGTTGCAGTTGACGTGGCACTTGCATTATGCGATCTCTTTGAAATGGAATTGAACGAATTGCCGTTAACAATCGTATTGAGCTGGATGGAGCAGAAGGCTGCAGCAGTGCTCTGGGCTTTACTCTACCTTGGAAAAACCGACATGTGGATTGGACCTGTTCTTCCAGCATGGTGCAATGAAGACATCATTAACGTTTTGGTTGAAAACTACAACCTGACTCCGATAACTGGCGATGCAATAGCCGATATTAAGACAATAATGGGGTGAGATTAATGAGCGAAGATATCAAGGCAAAAGCTTTGGATATCCAAAATCTGGTTGAATATCAGGATGATACAGTCGTAAGCCGTGAAGTCATCAAAAAAGAGCTTGGAACGGTCACCTTCTTTGCCTTTGACAAGGGCCAAGGATTATCAGAGCATTCAGCTCCTTTTGACGCAATGGTTCAAATCATTGACGGCGAAGCTGAAATCACAATTTCAGGCGTCAAAAATACTGTTAAAAAAGGTGAAATCATTATCATGCCTGCAAATGAACCTCACGCTCTTCAGGCAGTAAACAGTCCGTATAAAATGATTTTAACCATGATTAAATCCAACTGATTAGAATTCAGTACGTTGCCGGGGACTATTAGCCCTGGCGATTAATCTTTTTTTTTTAAATTCAGCATTTAATTTCACATTTTACTTTAAAATTTTAATATTTGGTATGGAATTTCCATTTTCTGCAAATTTTCAATCTTTTCTCCACCAAATCAGTATCCAGTCTGCCTTGTCCTTTTTGTTGTACAGTTTTCCGGTTTCCGGATTTTCGCTAAGGATTTCTGACAGGTATTGCCTTAACTTGTCCTTTTCATCATCGCTCAGCAAGTCAAGACGGAATTTGCCGTTGTCCATTGCCTCTTCAATCGTATCGTATTCCCTGAAGGCCTTAATGTCCAGTCTCTCAACGTTTGCATAGATTCCCATATTGAAAAGGATATTGAAGAGGTAGTTATGCCCTGGAAAATGCTTGTTTTCACGGCCGATGTATTCATTGAACTCGCCTTCTATTTTCCAGTTTTCAGGGCCGAACAATGTAATGAAGACGTATTTGCGGGCAATCCTGTTGATTTCAGCCAGAGTTTCCTTAATCGGTATTATTCCGTTAAGTGATCTTGAGGCCAAAACTACGTCATGAGGACCGACTTCATCATATGTTATGTCTTCAAGGGGTTTTAAAATTGTTTCAACGTTATCTATGCCTTCATCATCTGCCCTTTCGTTTAAAAGCTCAAGCATTTTCACTGATGAGTCAACTCCAGTTACCTTCCTGACCTTTCTGGCCAAGGGAAGCGTTATTGAACCTTCGCCGCAGCCCAAATCAAGAACGCTGTCGTTTTCATCCAATATCAATTTGGAGAATAACAACTCGTGATAATCATCCTTTTTAGCTCTTTTTTTAAAGCCGGCAGCTGCCTTGTCCCAGTCTTTTCCTCTGTCCTTTTTCGCTTCGAGTTCGCTTGCCCAGAATTCGTCCCATTTCACTTCATTCGGATTTTCAATGCACTGTTTCATTTCTTACACCTTTCGTTTTTCCGTTCAATACATTCTGATAGTCTTCATAGTTTTCCTTAAGCAGGCGGGGAATCTCCAATTCGTATGGGCATTTCTCAACGCATTCATAGCATTCCACGCAGTCAAGGGTCTTGTTTAATATTTCATGATATTCTTCGGTCAGGTATGGCTCTGCCGGAAATCTCCTAATCCACAGGCTCATTCTGGCGCACATGCTGATGTTAATCTCTTCGGGACATGGCATGCAGTATGCGCATCCCCTGCAGAAGTCATCTCCAAGTTCCTTTTTGTCCTTTTCGATGGCTTCTTTCAGTTCATCGTCCAGAACGGTCGTTTCATCATATGAAAGGAATTCATCAAGCTCTTCCATCTTCTGGATTCCCCAAATAGGAAGGACATTATCGAACTGATTCATGAATGCATAGGATGCCTTTGAATTTG
Proteins encoded:
- the hcp gene encoding hydroxylamine reductase, which codes for MANESLDMFCYQCSQTAHGTGCTVSGVCGKKPTVARLQDNLIFTMKGISAYNYNANVLGKKNPEIDEFLTKGLYTTLTNVNFDVNDLVALALEAGKVSVDVMRLLKDAHIEAYGEPQPVEVKVGAQEGPAIIVTGHDMKALEELLKQVEGTDIKVYTHSEMLPAHGYPGLNKYENLAGQLGGAWHDQRMTFKKYNAAIVGTSNCVLPAMDSYKERMFTMDVAKLEGVKTVDDYDFSEVIECAKSLGSLEPEELTTITTGWSAGAIVEHAEKIKELVLDGKISRFFVVGGCDKAAKHNDYYREFVQNLPEDTVILTLACGKYKFNDLDLGDIEGIPRLLDVGQCNDTIVAVDVALALCDLFEMELNELPLTIVLSWMEQKAAAVLWALLYLGKTDMWIGPVLPAWCNEDIINVLVENYNLTPITGDAIADIKTIMG
- a CDS encoding nicotianamine synthase family protein; this encodes MSCYKYWGKLEEIADKLSSYGDLEKYGDSALDDVNIDEIIEILDDVEIIAHDRTIDFDSAKHILDDEKMNKALKLIRKFYVYVGARLETENALKILESDNPTETLDSFHFYDRYIGLIENESQLARFNDEKTFVFLGSGPLPLTLIMFNKVFGCKCIGIEQEESVADLSRKVLKRLDLEDEIEIIVGNEKVIEGLDYDILMVAALAEPKDRVFANIWEYVDENTPVIYRTYTGMRAILYSPVLDKDTRGFHKEVMVLPTGNTNNTSVLIRKIV
- a CDS encoding class I SAM-dependent methyltransferase; translation: MKQCIENPNEVKWDEFWASELEAKKDRGKDWDKAAAGFKKRAKKDDYHELLFSKLILDENDSVLDLGCGEGSITLPLARKVRKVTGVDSSVKMLELLNERADDEGIDNVETILKPLEDITYDEVGPHDVVLASRSLNGIIPIKETLAEINRIARKYVFITLFGPENWKIEGEFNEYIGRENKHFPGHNYLFNILFNMGIYANVERLDIKAFREYDTIEEAMDNGKFRLDLLSDDEKDKLRQYLSEILSENPETGKLYNKKDKADWILIWWRKD
- a CDS encoding TrmB family transcriptional regulator; amino-acid sequence: MNDDVYLLKGIGLTMYEAQAYVTLTSLISASAVEVSEKSKIPRSKIYDVLKKLNEKNFIEIEDGRPLVYTAKSPVEVLSREKEKIDAQIEDSITRLTSVYENGISQVQAPIWRIYGVEKIINKEIEIIQRSKKKINMRIGFLFENEAEILLKEFKKRKNLEVKILASPTCYINDEKFEIVEFFKENGMEIYRADIPFVKMIIADSKEMFHTYTKFSDDKRNVIPTTAIGIWNQYEDISRNYDERFENQLKKISKKPKVKRK
- a CDS encoding cupin domain-containing protein; the protein is MSEDIKAKALDIQNLVEYQDDTVVSREVIKKELGTVTFFAFDKGQGLSEHSAPFDAMVQIIDGEAEITISGVKNTVKKGEIIIMPANEPHALQAVNSPYKMILTMIKSN
- a CDS encoding hydrogenase iron-sulfur subunit: MSDDLKIVGLLCNWCCYGGADTAGTARMQYPSNVRIIRVMCSGRINPSMIFKAFEEGADGVFVGGCHIGDCHYDAGNYKWSRRSKIVEDILEEFGIEKERFRHEWISASEGEKFQRTMTEFHKTLSKLGPLELK
- a CDS encoding ADP-ribosylglycohydrolase family protein is translated as MKGIIGAICGDVIGSSHEFHPIKEKDFLLFDKHSSFTDDTVMTLAIASWLVKDKTSIEVLIRQIKMFGRSYPGAGYGGMFRNWLRQKNPEAYGSWANGSAMRVSPCAWVAESLEEAQKLAEMSAAVTHNHPEGIKGALATSDAIYLARTGFTKDEIKEHVEDNYGYDLSRTVDEIRPDYRFDVSCKGSVPESIICFLEARDFEDTARNAVSLGGDADTQAAIAGSIASAYWDVPPEISARGLICLDPNLLEHFIRFEEFYKK